The proteins below are encoded in one region of Paenibacillus sp. YYML68:
- a CDS encoding PstS family phosphate ABC transporter substrate-binding protein, translating to MFKKSTLAVTAVAMALSLGACGTKTEENTQGSTPAPTNTEKPADKAAAPALKGEIKVDGSSTVFPISQAVAEEFMKKNKEVKITVGESGSSNGAKKLIGGEIDIADMSRKFKAAEYEELKTKQGTEAVEMPVALDGITVVLNKKNTFAKEMTVEELKKIWSKDSKIKKWNEVRPEWPDKEIKLYGPGTASGTFEFFTEAINGKAKESRADYTASEDDNVLVKGVAGDEFALGYFGFSYYKENEDKLTAVAIKKDAAAPAVLPSKETIENFSYAPLSREIYIYPTKKALEQPHIKEFIKFYNSEEGMKLVEAAKYIRLPDATIKKNLENVK from the coding sequence TTGTTTAAGAAAAGCACTTTGGCAGTAACTGCAGTTGCAATGGCATTGTCTCTCGGAGCATGTGGTACTAAAACTGAAGAAAACACTCAAGGCAGCACACCAGCACCGACAAACACAGAGAAGCCTGCTGATAAGGCTGCTGCACCTGCTCTGAAGGGCGAAATCAAAGTTGATGGCTCCTCCACAGTATTCCCGATCTCCCAGGCCGTAGCCGAAGAGTTCATGAAGAAAAATAAAGAAGTTAAAATTACTGTCGGCGAATCCGGCTCCTCCAACGGTGCGAAGAAGCTGATCGGCGGCGAGATCGATATCGCGGACATGTCTCGTAAATTCAAGGCAGCTGAGTATGAAGAGCTGAAGACAAAGCAAGGTACAGAAGCTGTTGAAATGCCAGTGGCTCTTGATGGTATCACGGTTGTTCTGAACAAGAAAAACACATTTGCAAAAGAAATGACAGTTGAAGAGCTGAAAAAGATTTGGTCCAAGGACAGCAAGATCAAGAAGTGGAACGAAGTTCGTCCTGAATGGCCTGATAAAGAAATCAAGCTTTACGGTCCTGGTACAGCATCCGGTACGTTCGAGTTCTTCACTGAAGCAATCAACGGTAAAGCGAAGGAATCCCGTGCGGATTACACAGCTTCCGAGGATGACAACGTACTTGTTAAGGGCGTAGCTGGCGATGAGTTCGCTCTTGGTTACTTCGGCTTCTCCTACTACAAGGAGAACGAGGACAAGCTGACAGCAGTAGCAATCAAGAAGGACGCTGCAGCACCAGCTGTACTGCCTTCGAAGGAAACGATCGAGAACTTCTCGTACGCTCCACTGTCCCGTGAAATCTATATCTACCCTACGAAGAAAGCTCTTGAGCAACCGCACATCAAGGAATTTATCAAGTTCTACAACAGCGAAGAGGGCATGAAGCTTGTTGAAGCTGCGAAGTACATCCGTCTTCCAGATGCAACAATCAAGAAAAACCTTGAGAACGTAAAGTAG
- the pstC gene encoding phosphate ABC transporter permease subunit PstC — MDKVADSGMKVNYKKKNSVLSSDVLIPKILAFFAVISVLTTVGIVAILVIESLGFFREVPFWTFISGTNWTPLFEPPSFGVLPLVTGTLLITIIASIVAIPIGLGSAIYLSEYANPKVRNIVKPILEILAGVPTIVYGFFALTFVTPIIRFIIPQTEIFNALSAGIVVGIMIIPIISSMSEDAMVAVPNALRNGAYALGATKLEVALKIVLPAALSGVVASFVLGISRAIGETMIVTLAAGSMAVMAYNPLQSIQTLTAYIVSVSSGDTQYGSTEYLTIYAVGITLFVMTLVMNILASYISRKFREEY; from the coding sequence ATGGACAAAGTTGCGGATTCAGGTATGAAGGTGAACTACAAAAAGAAGAATAGCGTATTATCCTCCGATGTGCTGATACCTAAAATATTAGCCTTTTTTGCTGTCATCTCGGTTCTTACGACGGTTGGAATTGTAGCCATCCTCGTCATTGAATCGCTGGGCTTTTTTAGGGAGGTTCCGTTTTGGACCTTTATCAGCGGTACGAATTGGACACCACTATTCGAACCACCGAGCTTTGGAGTGTTGCCGCTTGTGACAGGAACGCTCTTAATTACTATAATCGCAAGTATTGTTGCCATCCCGATCGGTCTTGGCTCGGCCATTTACTTAAGTGAGTATGCAAACCCGAAGGTTCGTAACATCGTTAAGCCTATCCTTGAAATACTGGCAGGAGTACCGACGATTGTATATGGCTTCTTCGCCCTGACGTTCGTCACTCCGATCATTCGCTTCATCATCCCGCAGACGGAAATATTCAATGCACTTAGTGCAGGTATTGTGGTTGGTATTATGATTATACCGATCATATCTTCAATGAGTGAGGACGCTATGGTAGCTGTTCCTAATGCGCTGCGTAATGGCGCATATGCGCTGGGGGCAACAAAGCTTGAGGTTGCGCTGAAAATTGTGTTGCCAGCGGCTTTGTCCGGTGTCGTTGCTTCGTTCGTGCTTGGCATTTCCCGGGCAATCGGGGAAACGATGATTGTTACGCTCGCGGCAGGCAGTATGGCCGTTATGGCATACAATCCGCTTCAAAGTATTCAGACGCTGACAGCATATATCGTTTCGGTCAGCTCCGGTGATACTCAATATGGCTCTACCGAATACTTAACCATTTATGCGGTAGGTATAACGCTCTTCGTAATGACATTAGTGATGAATATTCTGGCAAGCTATATCTCCAGAAAGTTCAGGGAGGAATATTGA
- the pstA gene encoding phosphate ABC transporter permease PstA: MDSKADLKHISARKRKNKLYHQLFLSATLFGIVALALLLIQVLVQGIGWLDWDFITNYSSRLPERAGILAALVGTFYLMLITAPLTFFIGVATALYLEEYAKDTRFSRMIQTNISNLAGVPSIVYGLLGLTVFVRLLGLERSLLSGALTMTLLVLPIIIVSSQEAIKTVSQSLRNASFALGANRWQTIVRVVLPSALPGILTGSILSLSRAIGETAPLIVIGAVAYIAFLPRSPFDTFTVMPIQIYNWASQPQEEFAYVAAAGIILLLIMLLSMNAFAIYLRNKYQRKQ, encoded by the coding sequence ATGGATAGCAAAGCGGACTTAAAGCATATTAGCGCGAGAAAACGGAAAAACAAGCTTTACCATCAATTGTTCTTGTCTGCAACACTTTTCGGGATCGTGGCGCTTGCCTTGCTGCTTATACAAGTTCTCGTGCAAGGAATTGGCTGGCTCGATTGGGATTTCATCACGAATTACTCCTCACGCTTGCCTGAGCGTGCCGGTATTCTCGCCGCATTAGTTGGAACGTTCTATTTGATGTTGATTACCGCACCGCTTACGTTTTTCATTGGAGTTGCAACTGCACTCTATCTGGAGGAGTATGCGAAGGATACAAGGTTTAGTCGTATGATTCAAACGAATATTTCGAACCTGGCAGGAGTACCTTCGATCGTGTACGGCTTGCTCGGATTAACCGTATTCGTCCGCTTGCTTGGGCTGGAGCGAAGCCTGCTGTCGGGTGCGCTGACCATGACCTTGCTCGTCCTGCCGATTATTATTGTGTCTTCTCAGGAAGCGATCAAGACGGTGTCTCAGTCGCTTCGCAATGCTTCGTTCGCACTTGGCGCTAACCGTTGGCAGACGATCGTTCGGGTTGTATTGCCTTCCGCCTTGCCTGGTATTTTGACCGGTTCAATCTTGTCCTTGTCCCGTGCAATCGGTGAGACTGCTCCGTTGATCGTGATCGGTGCCGTAGCCTATATCGCGTTCTTGCCAAGGTCGCCGTTCGACACGTTCACCGTTATGCCGATTCAGATATATAACTGGGCGAGTCAGCCTCAAGAGGAGTTTGCCTACGTTGCGGCCGCGGGTATTATTTTGTTGCTTATTATGCTGTTAAGCATGAATGCTTTTGCGATTTATTTGCGTAACAAGTACCAGAGGAAGCAGTAG
- the pstB gene encoding phosphate ABC transporter ATP-binding protein PstB — translation MTTIVDIKKLDLYYSEFHALKKVDMDISENSVTAFIGPSGCGKSTLLRTLNRMNDMIKGIRIEGLVSIDGQNIYDPDVNVELLRKNIGMVFQQPNPFPKSIYDNVAYGPRIHGITDKEKLDHIVESSLKAAALWTEVSGNLKKSAYGLSGGQQQRLCIARALAVNPRILLMDEPTSALDPISTLKIEELIRELRDKYTIVIVTHNMQQAARISDFTSFFLNGEVIESDQTEKIFTTPTDQRTEDYITGRFG, via the coding sequence ATGACGACAATTGTCGATATTAAAAAATTGGATTTATACTATTCCGAGTTTCATGCTCTGAAAAAGGTCGATATGGACATATCCGAAAATTCCGTAACGGCATTCATCGGACCTTCCGGCTGCGGAAAGTCCACGTTGCTCCGAACGTTGAACCGGATGAATGACATGATCAAAGGAATTCGTATCGAAGGTCTTGTCAGCATCGATGGACAAAACATCTACGATCCGGATGTGAACGTGGAGCTGCTTCGTAAAAATATCGGGATGGTGTTCCAGCAGCCGAATCCGTTCCCTAAGTCCATCTATGATAACGTAGCCTACGGTCCGCGTATTCATGGTATTACAGATAAAGAGAAGCTGGATCATATCGTGGAATCGAGCTTGAAGGCTGCTGCACTATGGACAGAGGTATCCGGCAACTTGAAGAAGTCCGCTTACGGCTTATCCGGCGGACAGCAGCAGCGTCTGTGTATCGCCCGAGCGCTTGCGGTCAATCCTCGTATTTTGCTGATGGACGAACCGACTTCAGCGCTTGACCCGATTTCTACTCTTAAGATCGAGGAGCTGATTCGGGAGCTACGCGATAAGTATACAATTGTCATTGTAACGCATAATATGCAGCAAGCGGCACGTATTTCCGACTTTACTTCGTTCTTCTTGAACGGCGAGGTTATTGAATCCGACCAAACGGAGAAAATATTCACGACGCCAACAGATCAGCGTACAGAAGATTATATTACCGGACGATTTGGTTAA
- the phoU gene encoding phosphate signaling complex protein PhoU, with the protein MDTRSNFHQSVEDLQAELLKMGSLVEDSIQGAVEALAKRDEALSKQVVDQDDRIDHMLLEIEEKCLRLIALQQPMASDLRIIGTALKIAIDLERIADHAVDIAKIAYRLAGKDPIKPLEIIPNMAIVVKTMLSESLKSYTERNIHRASALAERDDEADKLYSAVVEEINGLMTSDLVRNRELSQLMLAAHFLERVGDHTTNIGEGVIYMVTGKRKDLNV; encoded by the coding sequence ATGGACACGAGATCTAATTTCCATCAATCAGTGGAAGATTTGCAGGCAGAGCTACTCAAGATGGGTAGCCTCGTTGAGGATAGTATTCAAGGTGCAGTGGAAGCTCTAGCCAAGCGTGACGAAGCGCTTTCTAAGCAAGTTGTTGATCAAGATGATCGTATTGATCATATGCTGCTTGAGATTGAGGAGAAATGCTTGCGTCTAATCGCGTTACAGCAGCCTATGGCAAGCGATCTCCGTATTATTGGTACAGCGCTGAAAATCGCCATCGATCTGGAGCGTATTGCCGATCATGCGGTTGATATTGCGAAAATTGCGTACCGTCTTGCGGGCAAGGATCCGATCAAGCCGCTTGAAATCATACCGAATATGGCGATTGTGGTAAAGACGATGCTAAGCGAAAGCTTGAAATCGTACACGGAGCGTAACATTCATCGCGCTTCAGCTCTGGCGGAAAGAGATGATGAAGCAGATAAGCTGTACAGTGCAGTCGTTGAAGAGATTAACGGTCTCATGACTAGTGATCTGGTAAGAAACCGCGAGCTGTCGCAATTGATGCTCGCTGCTCATTTCCTTGAGCGTGTAGGCGACCACACGACGAATATCGGCGAAGGTGTAATCTACATGGTAACAGGCAAGCGTAAAGACTTGAACGTATAA
- a CDS encoding GGDEF domain-containing protein, translated as MTDQNVVESSAGELQMRRDKLQQVIQQRDIHCVYQPIVSLKDGDILGFESLTRGPEDSPLHFPLDLFGLAKEEGLLYSLDQLARVKAIQGAALSSMNQLLFMNVSADILYDPEFAPGKTLELLRGKGLHPSNVVFEITERSSIEDFNAVKRILEHYRQQGYRIAIDDAGAGYSSLQFIAELNPHFIKIDRSLVHDVHRNKTKEYIMETMVMFAEKLGIHLIAEGIETADELMKLTRIGVHYGQGFLLGHPVETPSAITPDLQRQILEHRKINEMIDHFVGIGDISTPCQTFTMQTSISVVANFFKDNVNAQGAVIMKGQQPVGLIMRDRLFQQLAGQYGYSLFWNRSIDQLMDVSPLIVEEQTPVEHVSKLATSRDIRNLYDLVIVTTQGKLHGTASIRTILECITNAKMESAKVANPLTGLPGNLQINREISRKLADGSRFSVIYADLDYFKWFNDQFGFHKGDQLIQFTADSMQQAISLLGTPSDFVGHIGGDDFIAITTSPEPDRICLEMLRRFDLGVQALYDSGSFTYVEDRHGNRVDSEGVTLSLALVVCDPANMNITPDHISQVAAALKKKSKAFKGSVFFCDSIGNNAEDCCKSAALYK; from the coding sequence GTGACAGACCAAAATGTCGTCGAGTCGTCAGCAGGTGAACTTCAGATGAGACGCGATAAGCTTCAGCAAGTCATCCAACAAAGAGATATACACTGTGTCTATCAACCGATTGTTTCGCTCAAGGATGGGGATATTCTCGGATTTGAATCACTTACGCGTGGCCCTGAGGACAGTCCGTTACACTTCCCTCTTGATTTATTCGGCTTGGCTAAGGAAGAAGGGCTGTTATATTCTCTCGATCAGCTCGCTCGGGTGAAGGCGATTCAAGGAGCTGCTCTGTCAAGCATGAATCAGCTTCTCTTTATGAATGTGTCGGCCGACATATTGTACGATCCGGAATTTGCTCCTGGCAAGACCTTAGAACTATTACGCGGCAAGGGACTGCATCCGTCTAATGTCGTATTTGAAATTACGGAGCGAAGCTCTATAGAAGACTTTAATGCTGTGAAGCGTATACTTGAGCATTACCGACAGCAAGGCTATCGCATTGCCATTGATGATGCCGGAGCTGGTTACTCGTCGTTACAGTTCATTGCCGAGCTGAATCCACATTTCATTAAGATTGACCGATCGCTTGTTCACGATGTGCATCGGAACAAAACGAAGGAATATATCATGGAGACGATGGTGATGTTTGCTGAGAAGCTCGGCATTCACCTGATCGCCGAAGGTATAGAGACTGCGGATGAGCTGATGAAGCTTACCCGAATAGGTGTTCATTATGGTCAAGGCTTTTTACTCGGTCATCCGGTAGAGACACCGTCAGCCATTACACCAGACTTGCAGCGTCAAATCTTAGAGCATCGCAAGATCAACGAGATGATTGATCATTTTGTAGGAATTGGTGACATATCGACACCGTGCCAGACGTTTACCATGCAGACCTCGATATCGGTTGTCGCCAACTTTTTCAAGGATAATGTGAATGCTCAGGGCGCTGTTATTATGAAGGGACAGCAGCCTGTAGGCTTAATTATGCGAGACCGGCTGTTCCAGCAGCTGGCTGGCCAATATGGATATTCGTTGTTCTGGAATCGCTCGATTGATCAGCTGATGGATGTGAGCCCACTTATAGTGGAGGAGCAGACTCCGGTAGAACACGTATCCAAGCTGGCTACGTCCCGTGATATTCGGAATCTGTACGATCTGGTCATCGTTACGACGCAGGGCAAGCTTCATGGCACCGCTTCAATTCGTACCATACTGGAATGTATTACGAACGCGAAGATGGAGAGTGCGAAGGTCGCCAATCCATTGACCGGACTGCCTGGTAATTTGCAAATTAACAGAGAAATTAGCAGGAAGCTGGCTGATGGCTCCCGATTCTCCGTCATATATGCCGATCTTGATTACTTCAAGTGGTTTAACGATCAATTCGGCTTCCATAAGGGCGATCAGCTTATCCAATTTACCGCTGACAGCATGCAGCAGGCGATTTCGCTGCTTGGCACACCATCTGATTTTGTAGGGCATATTGGCGGAGACGACTTCATTGCCATCACTACATCTCCTGAGCCGGATCGAATATGTCTTGAGATGCTGCGGCGGTTTGATCTTGGGGTCCAAGCGTTATACGACTCCGGTAGCTTCACCTATGTGGAGGACCGTCACGGGAATCGTGTGGACAGTGAAGGGGTTACCTTATCGCTTGCACTTGTCGTATGCGATCCCGCGAACATGAACATTACGCCTGACCATATTTCGCAGGTTGCTGCCGCTTTGAAGAAGAAGTCCAAGGCCTTTAAGGGTAGCGTATTCTTCTGTGATTCGATCGGTAACAATGCGGAAGATTGCTGCAAGAGTGCTGCATTATACAAATAA
- a CDS encoding HAD family hydrolase, whose amino-acid sequence MIEMKPLRGKQAIFFDVNQTLVVQTMTFEACFLHAWEQLSARWLPEERPDGQELWQSYMTKWRQHKKDRITFKQLDELQVQCLWQVFREHRLPISEAMTRPFIQQVLQLHSSAKQLPPRTLETLSALASTHKLAVISNSPRLEVLQLLQRFGLQDLFPEHRVFTARSPAEKKPSLYLFKQAIRSMKLPPRQAVMVGNSWKHDVCGAVKAGMDAIWIHDSGSNEPDVKKISQHRLGRRNVYMIRRMEHMLELFV is encoded by the coding sequence ATGATCGAGATGAAGCCGCTTCGCGGTAAGCAAGCTATTTTCTTTGATGTGAACCAAACGCTTGTCGTACAAACCATGACGTTCGAAGCATGCTTCCTGCATGCTTGGGAGCAGCTTAGCGCACGCTGGTTACCTGAAGAACGTCCAGATGGGCAAGAGCTGTGGCAATCGTATATGACCAAGTGGAGACAGCATAAGAAGGACCGAATTACCTTCAAGCAGCTCGACGAGCTGCAGGTACAATGCTTGTGGCAGGTGTTCCGAGAACATAGACTGCCGATCAGCGAAGCAATGACTAGACCATTCATTCAGCAAGTGCTTCAGCTGCATTCATCAGCGAAGCAGCTGCCCCCGCGTACGCTCGAAACGTTATCCGCCCTCGCATCGACACATAAGCTTGCAGTTATTAGCAATAGCCCAAGGCTTGAGGTGCTTCAGCTTCTACAACGATTCGGGCTGCAGGACTTGTTTCCGGAGCATCGAGTGTTCACGGCACGCTCACCAGCGGAGAAGAAGCCATCCCTTTATTTATTCAAGCAAGCGATACGAAGCATGAAGCTTCCGCCTCGACAAGCGGTCATGGTCGGCAACTCCTGGAAGCATGATGTGTGCGGAGCGGTGAAGGCTGGCATGGACGCGATCTGGATTCATGATTCGGGAAGCAATGAACCTGATGTCAAAAAAATATCCCAGCACCGGCTGGGACGACGAAATGTATATATGATACGACGGATGGAGCATATGCTCGAATTATTTGTATAA
- the polA gene encoding DNA polymerase I, with product MLSKSKLIIVDGNGIAYRAFFALPLLSNSKGIHTNAVFGFTRMLLKLIEDYKPTHFLVAFDAGKKTFRHTGYAQYKGTREKTPPELSEQFPLLRELIQSFGMKQFELEGYEADDIIGTVTKVIESKAEYEALVVTGDKDMLQLASDKVSIALTRKGISEIELYNPAYIDEKYGLKPEQIIDLKGLMGDTSDNIPGIPGVGEKTALKLLHEYGSVEQVLENASLIKGKMGEKVAAHADDARMSKELATIYREVPAELPLDELAYSGYEKDALADMFRKLEFKSLLEELDLYGHGGSADPADVEEAEAHAPIEAVWAAGEEQLARLSDELDRVTTIHVEVVGDNPHNSDVLGLAFYVPNAEAEEGNADILAADVYYVPYSALKEAAQGSAAERVKLWLEQEDKAVAMYDLHRAIIALAWHGIELRGVAFDVLLAGYLLDPTESTLTLSGLTSRYKLPALQADEDVFGKGAKFQIPSEDKLCDFMARKTAAIERLTPKLKSALEADRMEPLYYELEHPLALVLASMERKGIKVDTGELEAYGKDLAGQLEGIMKSIYESVGTEFNINSPKQLGEILFEKLGLPVVKKTKTGYSTDAEVLEKLEPHHPVIGHILHYRTLSKLQSTYVEGLLKEVRPSTGKVHTYYKQTIAATGRLSSQYPNLQNIPIRLEEGRKIRKVFVPSEPGWRIVTADYSQIELRVLAHISQDEKLIEAFRNNMDIHTKTAMDVFGVSEEQVDSNMRRQAKAVNFGIVYGISDYGLSQNLNITRKDAAKFIEQYFAVFQGVRTYMDTIVQTARDNGYVSTLLNRRRYLPEIKASNFNTRSFAERTAMNSPIQGTAADIIKLAMVQLDERMRQEQVKSRMLLQVHDELVFEVPEEELDQMKAMIIEVMESALALDVPLKVDADSGANWYEAK from the coding sequence ATGTTGTCTAAGTCGAAATTAATTATTGTAGATGGTAACGGAATAGCATATCGGGCGTTCTTCGCGCTGCCGCTGCTCAGCAACTCCAAGGGGATTCATACGAATGCGGTATTCGGCTTCACCAGAATGCTGCTGAAGCTTATTGAGGATTACAAGCCGACACACTTTCTTGTCGCATTCGATGCGGGTAAGAAGACGTTCAGACATACAGGCTATGCCCAATATAAAGGAACGCGGGAGAAGACGCCGCCGGAGCTGTCTGAGCAATTCCCGCTGTTGCGTGAGCTTATCCAATCGTTCGGTATGAAGCAGTTCGAGCTCGAGGGCTACGAGGCCGATGACATTATTGGGACAGTGACGAAGGTAATTGAGAGCAAGGCTGAATACGAGGCGCTGGTCGTAACGGGCGATAAAGATATGCTGCAGCTCGCATCGGACAAGGTATCGATCGCTCTGACGCGGAAGGGGATCAGTGAGATCGAGCTGTACAACCCGGCATACATCGACGAGAAATATGGCTTGAAGCCTGAGCAAATTATTGACCTCAAGGGGCTCATGGGCGATACGAGCGATAACATTCCCGGTATACCAGGCGTAGGCGAGAAGACAGCGCTCAAGCTGCTGCACGAGTATGGCTCGGTGGAGCAGGTGCTGGAGAATGCCTCGCTGATTAAGGGGAAAATGGGCGAGAAGGTCGCCGCCCATGCAGACGATGCCCGGATGAGCAAGGAGCTCGCGACGATCTACCGCGAGGTGCCTGCGGAGCTGCCGCTGGACGAGCTGGCCTATAGCGGATATGAGAAGGATGCGCTCGCGGATATGTTCCGCAAGCTTGAATTCAAGTCGCTGCTGGAGGAGCTCGATCTGTACGGACACGGCGGATCGGCTGATCCAGCTGACGTTGAAGAGGCGGAGGCGCATGCTCCTATCGAGGCGGTCTGGGCGGCGGGCGAGGAGCAGCTGGCGAGACTGTCTGACGAGCTGGATCGGGTGACCACCATTCACGTCGAGGTCGTTGGAGACAATCCGCACAATTCGGACGTGCTCGGTCTGGCATTCTACGTGCCGAATGCGGAGGCGGAAGAAGGGAACGCGGACATTCTGGCCGCAGACGTGTACTACGTGCCTTATAGCGCGCTGAAGGAGGCCGCTCAAGGCAGTGCGGCTGAGCGTGTGAAGCTATGGCTGGAGCAGGAGGATAAGGCTGTCGCGATGTACGACCTGCACCGTGCGATCATTGCACTCGCATGGCATGGGATCGAGCTGCGCGGAGTGGCGTTCGACGTGCTCTTAGCCGGCTATCTGCTCGATCCAACGGAATCGACGCTGACGCTCAGCGGCTTGACGAGCCGCTATAAGCTGCCTGCGCTCCAAGCGGATGAGGACGTCTTCGGCAAGGGGGCGAAGTTCCAGATTCCGTCTGAGGACAAGCTGTGTGACTTCATGGCACGCAAGACGGCCGCTATCGAGCGATTGACACCGAAGCTGAAGTCTGCGCTTGAGGCTGACCGTATGGAGCCGCTCTACTACGAGCTGGAGCATCCGCTAGCGCTCGTCCTTGCCTCAATGGAGCGCAAGGGGATTAAGGTCGACACCGGTGAACTGGAGGCGTACGGCAAGGATCTTGCCGGTCAGCTCGAGGGCATTATGAAGTCTATCTACGAATCCGTAGGAACCGAATTCAATATTAATTCACCGAAGCAGCTCGGCGAAATTTTATTCGAGAAGCTGGGGCTGCCTGTCGTCAAGAAGACGAAGACCGGCTATTCGACCGATGCGGAGGTGCTGGAGAAGCTGGAGCCGCATCACCCGGTCATCGGCCACATTTTACACTATCGTACACTCTCTAAGCTTCAGTCGACTTATGTGGAAGGTCTGCTGAAGGAGGTTCGGCCGTCGACCGGCAAGGTGCATACGTATTATAAACAGACGATCGCCGCGACAGGCCGCTTAAGCAGCCAATATCCGAACCTGCAGAACATTCCGATCCGACTTGAGGAAGGGCGCAAAATTCGCAAGGTGTTCGTGCCGTCCGAGCCGGGCTGGCGTATCGTAACCGCGGACTACTCGCAGATCGAGCTGCGCGTGCTTGCGCACATTTCCCAGGATGAGAAGCTGATCGAAGCGTTCCGCAACAATATGGACATTCATACGAAGACCGCGATGGACGTATTCGGGGTGTCCGAGGAGCAGGTCGACTCGAATATGCGACGCCAAGCGAAGGCGGTCAACTTCGGCATTGTGTATGGCATTAGCGATTACGGCTTATCGCAAAACTTAAATATTACGCGCAAGGACGCGGCGAAATTTATTGAGCAATATTTTGCCGTGTTCCAGGGCGTACGAACATATATGGACACCATCGTGCAGACGGCGCGGGACAATGGCTACGTATCGACGCTGCTGAACCGCAGACGGTACTTGCCAGAGATTAAGGCGTCGAACTTCAACACGCGCTCGTTCGCGGAGCGCACGGCGATGAACTCCCCGATTCAGGGCACCGCGGCCGATATTATTAAGCTGGCGATGGTGCAGCTCGATGAGCGGATGCGTCAGGAGCAGGTGAAAAGCCGCATGCTGCTTCAGGTGCATGACGAACTGGTGTTCGAGGTGCCGGAGGAGGAGCTCGATCAGATGAAGGCGATGATCATCGAAGTGATGGAATCGGCTCTTGCGCTCGATGTGCCGCTGAAGGTCGACGCCGACTCCGGTGCGAACTGGTACGAGGCGAAATAA
- the mutM gene encoding DNA-formamidopyrimidine glycosylase — MPELPEVETVRRTLQQLVVGKQIERVSIHLPRIIQRPDDLQQFASLLAGETIQSVERRGKFLRFMLDAYTLVSHLRMEGRYGVYEAAEPLETHTHVVFHFTDGTELRYKDVRQFGTMHLFSANEDLNEQPLCKLGLEPLEATFTEKAFRDKLSKRSTKIKPLLLNQEYVVGLGNIYVDEALHLAGIHPEREASSLRGAEWTRLYEAVVRTLEEAVEAGGSSVKSYVNGQGEIGMFQHQLKVYGRKGQPCNGCGGPIEKTVVGGRGTHFCPVCQPMKKHSGA, encoded by the coding sequence ATGCCGGAATTGCCAGAGGTGGAGACGGTTCGGCGCACGCTGCAGCAGCTCGTCGTCGGCAAACAAATTGAGCGTGTCAGCATTCATCTGCCACGCATTATCCAGCGTCCGGATGACCTGCAGCAATTCGCTTCGCTACTAGCAGGCGAGACGATTCAGTCGGTAGAGCGGCGGGGGAAATTTCTCCGCTTTATGCTTGATGCCTATACGCTCGTGTCGCATCTGCGGATGGAAGGGCGCTACGGTGTATACGAGGCTGCGGAGCCGCTGGAGACGCATACGCATGTCGTGTTTCATTTTACCGACGGGACGGAGCTGAGATATAAGGATGTGCGGCAATTCGGGACGATGCATCTGTTCTCGGCGAATGAGGACCTGAACGAGCAGCCGCTGTGCAAGCTCGGGCTGGAGCCGCTGGAGGCGACGTTCACAGAGAAGGCGTTCCGGGACAAGCTGAGCAAGCGGTCGACGAAGATCAAGCCGCTCCTGCTGAATCAGGAATATGTCGTCGGACTCGGGAATATTTATGTCGATGAGGCGCTCCACTTGGCCGGTATACACCCGGAGCGAGAAGCGAGTAGCTTGCGCGGCGCGGAATGGACAAGACTGTATGAGGCGGTCGTCCGAACGCTGGAGGAGGCTGTCGAAGCTGGCGGCTCATCGGTCAAGTCGTACGTCAACGGTCAAGGCGAGATCGGCATGTTCCAGCATCAGCTGAAGGTATACGGTCGCAAGGGTCAGCCGTGTAACGGGTGTGGAGGTCCGATCGAGAAGACAGTCGTCGGCGGTCGGGGCACTCACTTCTGTCCGGTCTGTCAGCCGATGAAGAAGCATAGTGGTGCGTGA